One stretch of Patagioenas fasciata isolate bPatFas1 chromosome 9, bPatFas1.hap1, whole genome shotgun sequence DNA includes these proteins:
- the LRRIQ4 gene encoding LOW QUALITY PROTEIN: leucine-rich repeat and IQ domain-containing protein 4 (The sequence of the model RefSeq protein was modified relative to this genomic sequence to represent the inferred CDS: inserted 3 bases in 2 codons; deleted 2 bases in 1 codon; substituted 2 bases at 2 genomic stop codons) has product MVSKEPLQKFPWLHGLAATSKESQQSQKASRTLTALKPTLGFEGDHTETAKKIPVNEASEDEACSPTHHRRFFYXFSXTISPEALSLEYLEELHMETNTIVSIPRDINCLRHMKILHLDQNHIQDPYKELGELKYLLSLDLSINYPLSCISLPVISKLQPPLYQLKLLHEILEQICEYVHHVELLALSDNNLKCLWKEIVNLTKLKFTSKKKRLQSFPKELCHIANLEITYVQQNLSLIPEERGFLRKSVKLFLAFNNLSSIPPXHCQKLAVLDLPHNLLHKLPPCLKSLTEMRIFRLPANSLEKLPHKICCWPSXVYPRNTQLHAVPGSFTRLTSARILNLSENCFDEIPKGTCTMKNLEVLDSSQMQRYLLLCICEVKELTNLKCFSLPENLSSIFPKEIFLLESLERLYLGQNKGITFKVLPEDMSKLQGEDMSQGIVKMNGLIPNVGSMKALRGLPLAFTCSRSES; this is encoded by the exons ATGGTCTCCAAGGAGCCTTTGCAAAAATTTCCGTGGTTACACGGATTAGCAGCTACTTCAAAG GAGTCCCAGCAGAGCCAGAAGGCCAGCAGGACTCTCACTGCCCTAAAGCCAACTCTTGGTTTTGAGGGTGACCACACTGAGACCGCAAAAAAAATACCAGTGAATGAAGCATCAGAGGATGAAGCTTGTTCTCCGACACATCACAGGAGATTTTTTTATTGATTTAGCTAAACCATCTCACCAGAGGCCTTGAGCCTAGAATATCTGGAAGAGCTGCACATGGAAACAAACACAATTGTAAGCATCCCTAGAGACATCAATTGCCTGAGGCACATGAAGATCCTCCACCTCGATCAAAATCACATACAGGACCCATATAAAGAACTGGGGGAACTGAAATATCTTCTGAGCTTAGATTTAAGTATT AACTACCCCCTCTCCTGTATTTCACTGCCAGTTATCAGCAAGTTGCAGCCCCCCCTTTATCAGCTCAAGCTCTTGCATGAAATCCTAGAGCAGATCTGTGAATATGTCCATCATGTTGAACTGCTTGCTCTTTCTGACAATAATCTCAAGTGTCTGTGGAAAGAAATAGTGAACCTGACAAAACTCAAAtttacctccaaaaaaaaaagacttcaaagTTTTCCCAAGGAACTTTGTCATATTGCTAATTTAGAAATAACGTATGTGCAACAAAATCTCAGTCTCATTCCAGAAGAGAGAGGATTTTTGAGAAAGTCAGTTAAGCTATTTTTAGCTTTTAATAACTTATCCTCCATTCCTCC ACACTGCCAGAAGCTGGCTGTGCTGGATCTGCCTCATAATCTCCTACACAAGCTTCCCCCATGTTTGAAGAGTCTCACTGAAATGAGAATATTCAGACTGCCTGCTAACAGCCTGGAGAAGCTCCCACACAAGATCTGTTGCTGGCCAT CTGTTTATCCAAGGAACACCCAACTGCATGCAGTACCTGGGTCCTTCACCAGATTAACCAGTGCCAGGATACTCAATCTGAGTGAAAATTGCTTTGATGAGATTCCTAAAGGAACATGCACTATGAAAAATCTGGAAGTATTGGATAGCAGTCAGATGCAGAGGTATTTGTtgctct GTATCTGTGAGGTGAAAGAACTGACAAATTTGAAATGCTTTAGCCTACCTGAGAACCTATCCAGTATCTTTCCAAAAGAAATCTTTCTCCTAGAGTCATTAGAGAGATTATACCTGGGACAAAATAAAGGAATTACATTCAAAGTTCTGCCAGAAGACATGAGCAAATTGCAG GGTGAGGATATGTCACAAGGTATTGTGAAGATGAATGGATTAATCCCGAATGTAGGAAGCATGAAGGCACTGCGGGGACTCCCACTGGCTTTCACATGCTCTAGATCAGAGTCTTAG